From Methanoculleus oceani, a single genomic window includes:
- the pdxT gene encoding pyridoxal 5'-phosphate synthase glutaminase subunit PdxT, translating to MGVKVGVLALQGDVAEHIAAFRGALADRPGSSVVPVRQARDLAGLDALAIPGGESTTISRLIGKNGLHEPLAEFAGGVFATCAGMVLAADRVDDARVRPLSLIPMHVARNAFGRQVDSREAFLNVAGLADPFRAIFIRAPVATEVGPGVEVLARIPEGIVAVRSGRHMAFAFHPELGGDLRLHRMFLEGLGV from the coding sequence GTGGGCGTTAAGGTCGGTGTTCTCGCGCTCCAGGGCGACGTTGCCGAACACATCGCGGCGTTCCGCGGTGCTCTCGCGGACAGGCCGGGCTCCTCGGTCGTCCCGGTCCGGCAGGCGCGCGACCTCGCGGGGCTCGATGCCCTCGCGATACCGGGCGGTGAGTCCACCACCATCTCCCGGCTGATCGGGAAAAACGGGCTCCATGAGCCGCTCGCGGAGTTCGCGGGCGGAGTATTCGCCACCTGCGCGGGGATGGTCCTCGCGGCGGACCGGGTGGACGATGCCCGGGTGCGGCCCCTCTCCCTCATCCCGATGCACGTGGCGAGGAACGCCTTCGGGCGCCAGGTCGACTCCCGCGAGGCGTTTCTCAATGTCGCGGGCCTCGCGGACCCTTTCCGGGCGATCTTCATCCGGGCCCCGGTGGCGACCGAGGTCGGACCCGGCGTTGAGGTGCTCGCCCGCATCCCGGAAGGGATCGTGGCGGTCAGGAGCGGCCGGCACATGGCGTTCGCCTTCCACCCGGAGCTTGGAGGAGACCTGCGCCTGCACCGGATGTTCTTAGAGGGTCTCGGGGTATAG
- a CDS encoding ArsR/SmtB family transcription factor — protein sequence MEEKRECREETLPLPPEVEESLCRCGGIAGLTGRLPGDEHLKRESALFRALADPLRLKILAMLAVQPLCVCVIKAVLGIADSKLSYHLSVLKKAGLIAGEAQGNWIIYRLTADGTAWTRQVTGDAGSRKKG from the coding sequence GTGGAAGAGAAGAGAGAGTGCCGGGAAGAGACGCTGCCCCTCCCCCCGGAGGTCGAGGAGTCGCTCTGCCGGTGCGGGGGCATCGCGGGGCTGACGGGGAGGCTGCCGGGAGACGAACACCTCAAAAGAGAGAGCGCTCTTTTTCGCGCACTCGCCGACCCCCTCCGTCTCAAGATCCTCGCGATGCTTGCCGTCCAGCCGCTCTGCGTCTGCGTCATCAAGGCGGTGCTCGGGATAGCGGACTCGAAGCTCTCCTACCACCTCTCCGTCCTGAAGAAGGCGGGACTGATCGCCGGCGAGGCGCAGGGAAACTGGATCATCTACCGGCTGACCGCCGATGGCACTGCCTGGACAAGACAGGTGACAGGCGACGCCGGGAGTCGTAAAAAAGGGTGA
- a CDS encoding permease — translation MIDILISALSSGLASVLDYLSAHVLTCLVPAFFIAGAITAFVKKDAILRYFSPDTPKPISYGIASVSGTILAVCSCTILPIFAGILKKGSGIGPATTFLFAGPAINILAVIYTAWVLGFDLGIARAVSAVVLAIVIGLAMALIFRSTDVETLKKKAMAPSVAGACEEEKPRWVTPAFFALLVGVLVFGASPLDWTLRLGIVYVLTLAIAVLLIYYYDRDEVTDWGLETWDLTKKIFPILIGGTFLVGIIAFFLPPETFQPYFGDNSLAANFLAAVVGMILYMPTLLEVPIIGTTFGYTTGHMAAGPALALLLAGPTVSLPSVLVIYRIVGAKKTAAYVALVVVFATVAGFVYGNGMLLI, via the coding sequence ATGATCGACATACTCATCAGCGCCCTCTCATCGGGGCTTGCCTCCGTGCTCGACTACCTCTCGGCGCACGTCCTCACCTGCCTGGTCCCGGCGTTCTTCATCGCCGGCGCCATCACGGCCTTCGTCAAAAAAGACGCTATCCTGAGATACTTCAGCCCGGACACGCCGAAGCCGATCTCCTACGGGATCGCATCGGTCTCGGGGACGATCCTTGCGGTCTGCAGCTGCACCATCCTCCCGATATTCGCGGGCATCCTCAAGAAAGGGAGCGGGATCGGTCCGGCAACGACGTTTCTCTTCGCAGGGCCCGCCATCAACATCCTCGCGGTCATCTACACCGCGTGGGTCCTCGGGTTCGACCTCGGGATAGCACGGGCGGTCTCTGCGGTTGTGCTCGCCATCGTCATCGGGCTTGCCATGGCGCTGATCTTCCGGTCCACCGACGTCGAGACGCTCAAGAAGAAGGCGATGGCGCCGAGCGTCGCCGGGGCGTGCGAGGAGGAGAAGCCGCGCTGGGTTACGCCCGCCTTCTTCGCCCTCCTCGTAGGGGTGCTGGTCTTCGGCGCCTCGCCGCTCGACTGGACGCTCCGGCTCGGCATCGTCTACGTCCTGACCCTCGCCATCGCCGTCCTGCTCATCTACTATTACGACCGCGACGAGGTGACCGACTGGGGGCTCGAGACCTGGGACCTGACGAAGAAGATCTTTCCCATCCTGATCGGGGGGACGTTTCTCGTCGGGATCATCGCCTTCTTCCTCCCGCCGGAGACCTTCCAGCCCTACTTCGGGGACAACTCGCTCGCGGCGAACTTCCTTGCGGCAGTCGTCGGGATGATTCTCTACATGCCGACGCTGCTCGAGGTCCCGATCATCGGCACGACCTTCGGCTACACCACCGGGCACATGGCTGCAGGACCGGCGCTCGCCCTCCTGCTCGCCGGCCCGACGGTCAGCCTCCCCTCGGTCCTCGTCATTTACCGGATCGTCGGGGCGAAGAAGACGGCGGCCTACGTGGCACTGGTGGTCGTTTTCGCGACCGTTGCCGGGTTCGTCTACGGGAACGGGATGCTGCTTATCTAG
- a CDS encoding thioredoxin family protein yields the protein MKVEVLGTGCAKCKRLTKNVEAAIKDLGIEAELVKVDDITEIMDRGVMLTPALAVDGELKVSGRVADVKEIKEILQG from the coding sequence ATGAAGGTTGAAGTGCTCGGAACCGGCTGCGCCAAGTGCAAGCGGCTCACGAAGAACGTGGAGGCAGCGATCAAAGACCTCGGCATCGAGGCCGAACTCGTCAAGGTCGACGACATCACCGAGATCATGGACCGCGGCGTGATGCTGACGCCGGCGCTCGCCGTCGACGGGGAACTCAAAGTCTCCGGCCGGGTGGCGGACGTGAAAGAGATCAAGGAGATCCTGCAGGGGTGA
- a CDS encoding thioredoxin family protein: MVLIEVFGTGCVKCRRMLKNVEIAVRDLKIDADVHKIEDLDAMIDRGVMLTPALYVDGEAKVVGHVPCVEDIKQILLGEK; encoded by the coding sequence ATGGTGCTGATAGAGGTATTCGGGACCGGCTGCGTCAAGTGCAGGCGGATGCTGAAGAATGTCGAGATCGCGGTCAGAGACCTCAAGATCGATGCGGACGTCCACAAGATCGAAGATCTCGATGCGATGATCGATCGGGGGGTGATGCTGACGCCGGCGCTCTACGTCGACGGCGAGGCCAAGGTCGTCGGCCACGTCCCCTGTGTCGAGGATATCAAACAGATACTGCTGGGAGAGAAGTAA
- a CDS encoding putative zinc-binding protein, translated as MTEQNIPRCACESGIETEGGTKRIIFACAGASKAGQLSNEAAVQLTKEGYGNIACTASLAVSTPSIKKKVEAADKVIVIDGCPVGCARQIAEKAGITPDQEIVVTDLGIEKGGSLDLSEEDIETVVSAAWEGRGREKQEQRAEVSGGCGCGTDCGCGGSTDTLVVEWRHIGRDVENTCERCGETGRAVMDVIEEIRPILEEGGVAVRVVETILTNEEIGESNSILFNGVPLEDLIEGMEVTTTPCASCACITGQDDAACRAVEYNGERYESIPPELIARAALRALGLE; from the coding sequence ATGACGGAACAGAACATACCCCGGTGCGCCTGTGAATCCGGGATAGAGACGGAAGGCGGCACGAAACGGATCATCTTCGCCTGCGCCGGCGCATCGAAGGCCGGACAGCTCTCGAATGAGGCCGCTGTTCAGTTAACGAAGGAAGGATACGGGAATATCGCCTGCACGGCCTCCCTCGCCGTCTCTACACCCTCGATCAAGAAGAAGGTCGAGGCAGCGGACAAGGTGATCGTCATCGACGGCTGCCCGGTCGGCTGCGCCCGCCAGATCGCTGAGAAGGCCGGCATCACGCCCGACCAGGAGATCGTGGTCACGGACCTCGGGATCGAGAAAGGCGGGAGCCTCGACCTCTCCGAAGAGGACATCGAGACGGTCGTCTCCGCCGCCTGGGAGGGACGGGGGAGAGAGAAGCAGGAGCAGAGGGCTGAGGTCTCCGGTGGATGCGGCTGCGGTACCGATTGCGGTTGCGGGGGATCGACGGACACCCTCGTCGTTGAATGGCGGCATATCGGAAGAGACGTCGAGAACACCTGCGAGCGGTGCGGCGAGACCGGACGGGCGGTGATGGACGTCATCGAAGAGATACGCCCCATCCTCGAGGAAGGGGGCGTCGCGGTCCGGGTCGTCGAGACGATTCTCACGAACGAGGAGATCGGAGAGTCGAACAGCATCCTCTTCAACGGCGTGCCGCTCGAGGACCTGATCGAAGGGATGGAGGTGACCACCACGCCCTGCGCTTCCTGCGCCTGCATCACCGGGCAGGACGATGCAGCGTGCCGTGCGGTCGAGTATAACGGCGAGCGTTACGAGTCGATCCCGCCGGAGCTGATCGCCCGGGCGGCACTCAGGGCACTCGGGCTGGAGTGA
- a CDS encoding arsenate reductase ArsC — protein sequence MKKRVLFVCTHNSARSQMAEGYLNTRYGDRYQAFSAGTAPGTLNPHAIRAMAEIGIDISGHRSKDLGEFDEQEMDLLVAVCEGGLCPFFPWAKEEIHQEFPDPSRLTGTDEEIMAGVRRIRDEITGWIDATFGGV from the coding sequence ATGAAGAAGAGAGTGCTCTTCGTCTGCACCCATAATTCCGCCCGCTCGCAGATGGCGGAAGGCTACCTGAACACCCGCTACGGCGACCGCTACCAGGCTTTCTCCGCCGGCACCGCGCCGGGAACCCTGAACCCCCATGCCATCCGCGCGATGGCCGAGATCGGGATCGACATCTCCGGCCACCGCTCAAAGGATCTCGGTGAGTTCGACGAGCAGGAGATGGACCTTCTCGTCGCCGTCTGCGAAGGAGGGCTCTGCCCCTTCTTCCCCTGGGCGAAGGAGGAGATCCATCAGGAGTTCCCCGACCCGTCGAGACTCACCGGCACCGACGAGGAGATCATGGCGGGCGTCCGGCGCATCCGCGACGAGATTACGGGCTGGATTGATGCGACGTTCGGGGGGGTCTGA
- a CDS encoding putative zinc-binding protein, whose product MACSGISNTGKLTAQTGAMLLHCSCGAVEACIAATRPTASLEAAVRHADRVLVLDGCADCCGQKKLQALGVEPHLHLVATDCGIEKNGMAEPRFDEIERLSAAVLEAIRR is encoded by the coding sequence ATCGCCTGTTCGGGGATATCGAACACCGGGAAACTGACGGCCCAGACCGGGGCGATGCTCCTCCACTGCTCCTGCGGGGCGGTCGAGGCCTGTATCGCGGCCACCCGACCGACGGCGTCGCTGGAGGCTGCGGTCCGGCACGCGGATCGTGTCCTGGTGCTGGACGGGTGCGCCGACTGTTGCGGGCAGAAGAAGCTCCAGGCGCTCGGGGTCGAGCCGCACCTGCACCTTGTCGCAACTGACTGCGGCATCGAGAAGAACGGGATGGCCGAACCCCGGTTCGATGAGATCGAGCGCCTTTCAGCCGCCGTGCTGGAGGCGATCCGGCGGTGA
- a CDS encoding nitrophenyl compound nitroreductase subunit ArsF family protein, giving the protein MTEPGGADAATVSPLNGTVTNVEVIHFTAPNQCYSCVVLGDYAEETVKTHFPGELGSGKVIFDHVDVADPEKKEIVERYGATGSSLWIGTYDDQGGFYKEEDTRVWYKLNDKPGYMQYLKTLIGMRLAGDFSQ; this is encoded by the coding sequence ATGACAGAACCCGGCGGAGCGGATGCCGCCACCGTCTCGCCGCTCAACGGCACCGTCACGAACGTCGAAGTCATCCACTTCACCGCACCGAACCAGTGTTATTCCTGCGTGGTGCTCGGCGACTACGCCGAAGAGACGGTGAAGACACACTTCCCCGGTGAACTCGGCTCCGGGAAGGTGATCTTCGATCACGTCGACGTCGCCGACCCGGAGAAGAAGGAGATCGTCGAGCGCTACGGCGCGACCGGCTCGTCGCTCTGGATCGGCACCTACGACGACCAGGGCGGATTCTACAAAGAAGAGGATACCCGGGTCTGGTACAAACTCAACGACAAACCCGGCTACATGCAGTATCTCAAGACGCTGATCGGGATGCGTCTCGCCGGGGACTTCTCGCAATGA
- a CDS encoding aromatic aminobenezylarsenical efflux permease ArsG family transporter — protein sequence MSLMGFMETMGTSSVPLVAASFIGLMMALSPCPLATNIAAIGYLSRRIGSPGQTLLAGVLYSAGRVVVYVGIAAAIVTLGLSVQGISLFLQTWSEVLVGPLLIVIGVVILDLVPLPSFQGGSRRFAAFKERVADQGLAGSFILGVLFALTFCPFSAVLFFAMLVPLALRTSDPLGVPAVFAVATALPVIAFSLIMVTGIAKVGSAMKAAERFEYWMRRIVGVLFIGIGIYLLAAMLLA from the coding sequence ATGAGCCTGATGGGGTTCATGGAGACGATGGGGACGAGCAGTGTTCCCCTCGTCGCCGCGTCCTTCATCGGGTTGATGATGGCCCTCTCGCCCTGCCCGCTCGCGACGAACATCGCCGCGATCGGCTACCTCTCCCGCCGGATCGGCAGCCCGGGGCAGACCCTCCTCGCCGGGGTGCTCTACAGCGCGGGAAGGGTGGTCGTCTACGTCGGCATCGCCGCAGCGATTGTGACCCTCGGGCTCTCCGTCCAGGGGATCTCGCTCTTCCTCCAGACCTGGAGCGAGGTGCTCGTCGGCCCGTTGCTGATCGTGATCGGGGTCGTGATACTCGATCTCGTCCCGCTTCCCTCCTTTCAGGGCGGCAGCAGGCGATTTGCCGCGTTCAAGGAGCGGGTCGCCGATCAGGGGCTCGCGGGAAGTTTCATCCTCGGCGTGCTCTTCGCACTGACTTTCTGCCCGTTCTCGGCGGTGCTCTTCTTTGCGATGCTGGTCCCGCTGGCGCTCCGGACCTCTGACCCGCTCGGGGTGCCGGCGGTCTTTGCCGTCGCGACCGCTCTGCCGGTGATCGCGTTCTCGCTGATCATGGTGACCGGGATCGCGAAGGTGGGGAGCGCGATGAAGGCGGCGGAGAGGTTCGAGTACTGGATGCGACGCATTGTGGGGGTGCTCTTTATCGGGATCGGGATATACCTTCTTGCGGCAATGCTGCTCGCGTGA